The Allocatelliglobosispora scoriae genome contains a region encoding:
- a CDS encoding recombinase family protein: MTAVVHEADDTEIGILDWLMQIADQHRPDDDVPTIVPVAFVARTSTEDRQDPTLAIPRQLDSVNVKLPPGFVIVAHFYDVESGRTLPDLRGQSDAYQAFDIPIPRDGSIADLLAEAQRPDRRFVAVVCESIERIARTTYYGTKIEHELEQAGVALLAADEGIDRDAVRPTGTGGPKNATSVLTRRVKQAISEWYVLQMLELSWKGFKQHTAQGWNIGKPPYGYLAERHPHPVKAKREEGITKHRLVRDPARGPAVTQIFVWRALERLSYQHIADRLNTDLDRYPPPVPVKRESYNTAIGAWTQTAVRDILNNPKYVGHMVWNRRKRSRPDRGVKGRVNPPSEWVWSPTVTHEPLTTRAYFDAGSPVGRYRQGSRSKATNNSHPKTKRSYRYRSYIKCDICARRMFGKTRKRKTRADDTYYACVTKREHHKKELWYEIHPPALTVNEDIIDTFVARFFNERVFGVHRLDYLEGPAEQPIRSDTEAIAAGHARKIHELDAANRNLILSLQQMTSSGDPDIDAQWRTEIQRQFADNAKRKQALAAELQELAKAAQPKGAKTHDLVDQLPHVDLNVLDLPDDKQRQLFDAFQLEVRYDRHLQQITLRVAVRAEMVDVISQAAAEATERGAAVPRQRQPEHEKIGAGANAPAPISRSHVLRAPGRIRTCAPASGG; encoded by the coding sequence ATGACGGCAGTCGTACACGAAGCCGACGACACGGAAATCGGCATCCTTGACTGGCTGATGCAGATAGCCGACCAGCACCGTCCGGACGACGACGTTCCAACGATCGTGCCGGTGGCCTTCGTTGCCCGTACTTCGACCGAGGATCGGCAAGACCCTACACTCGCCATCCCAAGGCAGCTCGACAGCGTGAACGTCAAGCTGCCGCCGGGCTTCGTGATCGTGGCCCACTTCTATGACGTCGAATCCGGCCGGACGCTGCCGGACCTGCGTGGCCAGAGCGACGCGTACCAAGCCTTCGACATCCCAATACCCCGCGACGGCAGCATCGCCGACCTGCTCGCCGAGGCCCAGCGACCCGACCGCCGCTTCGTCGCCGTCGTCTGCGAATCCATCGAACGCATCGCACGCACCACCTACTACGGGACGAAGATCGAGCACGAACTCGAACAGGCCGGCGTCGCACTCCTCGCAGCCGACGAAGGTATCGATCGCGACGCGGTCCGCCCCACCGGAACCGGCGGCCCGAAAAACGCCACCTCCGTCCTGACCCGCCGGGTTAAGCAGGCGATCTCCGAGTGGTACGTCCTGCAAATGCTGGAACTCTCGTGGAAAGGCTTCAAGCAGCACACCGCCCAGGGCTGGAACATCGGGAAGCCGCCCTACGGATACCTCGCGGAACGGCACCCGCACCCGGTCAAAGCCAAGCGTGAAGAGGGCATCACCAAACACCGTCTCGTCAGAGACCCGGCCCGTGGGCCAGCAGTCACACAGATCTTCGTATGGCGAGCGCTCGAGCGCCTGTCGTACCAGCACATCGCCGACCGGCTCAACACCGATCTCGACCGATACCCGCCACCAGTGCCGGTCAAGCGGGAGTCCTACAACACCGCCATCGGTGCCTGGACTCAAACGGCAGTACGCGACATCCTCAACAATCCAAAATACGTGGGGCATATGGTCTGGAATCGGCGTAAGCGCTCACGGCCCGATCGGGGAGTGAAGGGCCGCGTCAACCCGCCCAGCGAATGGGTCTGGTCCCCGACCGTGACTCACGAGCCGCTGACCACCCGTGCCTACTTCGACGCGGGCAGCCCTGTCGGGCGATACCGGCAGGGATCACGGTCGAAGGCCACCAACAACTCCCACCCCAAAACAAAGCGCAGCTACCGATACCGCTCCTACATCAAGTGCGACATCTGTGCGCGACGGATGTTCGGTAAGACGCGCAAACGCAAGACCCGCGCCGACGACACCTACTACGCCTGCGTCACCAAGCGCGAACATCACAAGAAGGAGCTGTGGTACGAAATCCACCCACCGGCGCTGACGGTCAACGAGGACATCATCGACACTTTCGTCGCCCGGTTCTTCAACGAGCGGGTCTTCGGCGTGCATCGGCTCGACTACCTGGAAGGGCCAGCCGAGCAGCCGATCCGTTCCGACACGGAGGCCATCGCTGCGGGTCACGCCCGCAAGATCCACGAGCTGGACGCGGCCAACAGGAACCTGATCCTGTCTCTCCAGCAGATGACCAGCTCCGGTGACCCTGACATCGACGCCCAGTGGCGGACCGAGATTCAGCGGCAGTTCGCCGACAACGCGAAACGGAAGCAGGCACTCGCCGCTGAGCTTCAGGAGCTAGCCAAGGCTGCTCAGCCGAAGGGAGCCAAAACCCACGACCTGGTAGATCAGCTACCCCACGTTGATCTGAACGTGCTCGACCTGCCCGACGACAAGCAGCGGCAGCTATTTGACGCCTTTCAGCTGGAGGTCCGGTACGACCGCCACCTTCAGCAGATCACGCTGCGGGTCGCCGTACGCGCCGAGATGGTCGACGTCATCAGCCAAGCGGCGGCCGAAGCCACAGAGAGAGGCGCTGCGGTGCCGAGGCAACGACAGCCCGAACATGAAAAAATAGGGGCGGGCGCTAACGCGCCTGCCCCTATAAGTCGTTCCCATGTTTTACGTGCCCCCGGCAGGATTCGAACCTGCGCCCCCGCCTCCGGAGGGTGA
- the fxsT gene encoding FxSxx-COOH system tetratricopeptide repeat protein produces the protein MTVDVGGAAGWDFFVSYTQADRGWAEWIAWELENAGYRVLIQAWDIVPGSSWVNRMDQGVSQAERTVAVLSTAYTTSVYGKAEWQAAWAADPLGERSKLLVVRVEDCPRPGLLNQIVSVDVFGVAQVEARRVLVDLVAGATSGRLKPPGQPLFPGGVRFPGALPAVWNVPSRNPNFTGRERELSRLVSGMDAGSVVAVHSLKGMGGVGKTQLAIEYAHRYAAEFDLVWWVRAEDSVAVPGELVRLAAWLGLPVDGDPVAVAEAVYAVLRGRRRWLLVFDNVEDSDTVRRWAPGGGGGRVLVTTRRAGLRAVGRVVDVDVFDRAESVALLTQRLPGISAEDADRVAELLGDLPLALEQAAAYMDVTSMPAPVYIGLLESSSLGEMLRRGVVVGHEHTVATVWRLSWQVLAVENPAAVELLRVCAYLAPEAIPLDLFTTHPDQIPVALGVAVGSVLEFTEAVGALTAYSLLRRDGDTVTVHRLVQASIRADHNTTTAAGTSHPHTVAIRLLQADAPRGVHGRPEDWPRWRQLLPHVLSATNHDNAVTDVGDLVTVSWLLDRAGTFLQTQGQLRSAEPLLRRAVAIGEQVYGPDHPAVATSLGNLAMVLQDLGRYGDAEPLIRRALAIDEQVHGPDHPAVATSLGNLALVLQDLGRAGEAEPLLRRAVVIGEQVYGADHPTVATWLGNLAVVLQDLGRYGKAEPLLRRAVVIGEQVYGADHPTVATWLSNLAMVLQDLGRYGDAEPLLRRAVAIGEQVYGADHPTVATWLSNLAMVLQDLGRAGDAEPLLRRAVAIGEQVYGPDHPTVATWLSNLAVVLQDLGRAADAEPLLRRALAIDEQVHGPDHPDVATRLSKLAMVLQDLGRAGDAEPLIRRALAIDEQVHGPDHPAVAVRLSNLAVVLQALGRYGDAEPLMRRALAIGEQVHGPDHPAVAILLGNLAMVLQALGRAGEAEPLLRRALAIGEQVYGPDHPTVATLRGNLATVLQDLGRLKGRRTLLSHVKDMLRWHNG, from the coding sequence GTGACCGTGGATGTCGGTGGGGCCGCTGGGTGGGATTTCTTCGTCTCGTACACGCAGGCCGATCGTGGCTGGGCGGAGTGGATCGCGTGGGAGCTGGAGAACGCCGGCTACCGGGTGCTTATCCAGGCGTGGGACATCGTGCCGGGGTCGAGCTGGGTGAACCGGATGGACCAGGGCGTCTCGCAGGCGGAGCGGACCGTCGCGGTCCTGTCGACCGCCTACACGACCTCCGTCTACGGCAAGGCGGAGTGGCAGGCGGCGTGGGCCGCTGATCCGCTGGGTGAGCGGTCCAAGCTTCTGGTGGTGCGGGTGGAGGATTGTCCCCGGCCGGGGCTGTTGAACCAGATCGTGTCGGTGGACGTGTTCGGTGTTGCGCAGGTTGAGGCGCGGCGCGTCCTGGTTGATCTGGTGGCGGGTGCTACGTCTGGCCGGTTGAAACCGCCGGGGCAGCCGTTGTTCCCGGGTGGGGTGCGGTTCCCGGGGGCGTTGCCGGCGGTGTGGAACGTTCCGTCACGGAATCCGAACTTCACCGGCCGGGAGCGGGAGCTGTCCCGTCTGGTGTCGGGGATGGACGCCGGGTCGGTGGTGGCGGTGCATTCGCTGAAGGGGATGGGCGGTGTCGGGAAGACCCAGCTCGCGATCGAGTACGCCCACCGGTACGCGGCAGAGTTCGACCTGGTGTGGTGGGTGCGTGCCGAAGACTCGGTCGCGGTCCCGGGTGAGCTGGTGAGGTTGGCGGCCTGGTTGGGCTTGCCGGTCGATGGTGATCCGGTGGCGGTGGCTGAGGCGGTGTATGCGGTGTTGCGGGGGCGGCGGCGGTGGTTGCTGGTGTTCGACAACGTCGAGGACTCGGACACGGTCCGGCGGTGGGCGCCGGGCGGTGGTGGAGGTCGGGTGTTGGTGACGACGCGTCGGGCGGGGTTGCGGGCGGTGGGCCGGGTGGTGGACGTGGACGTGTTCGACCGGGCCGAGTCGGTCGCCCTGCTCACCCAGCGCCTACCCGGGATCTCTGCGGAGGACGCGGACCGGGTCGCAGAGTTGCTGGGTGACCTGCCCCTGGCGTTGGAGCAGGCGGCGGCGTACATGGACGTCACCTCGATGCCGGCACCGGTGTACATCGGGTTGCTGGAGTCGTCGTCATTGGGGGAGATGCTGCGGCGAGGTGTGGTGGTCGGGCATGAGCACACGGTCGCGACGGTGTGGCGGTTGTCGTGGCAGGTCCTGGCGGTGGAGAACCCGGCGGCGGTGGAGCTGCTGCGGGTGTGCGCGTACCTGGCACCCGAGGCGATCCCCCTGGACCTGTTCACCACCCACCCCGACCAAATTCCCGTAGCGCTGGGTGTGGCGGTGGGGTCGGTGCTGGAGTTCACCGAAGCGGTGGGCGCTCTCACCGCGTACAGCCTGCTGCGCCGCGACGGCGACACGGTCACTGTGCACCGCCTGGTGCAGGCCAGCATCCGCGCCGACCACAACACCACGACCGCAGCCGGGACGTCGCATCCGCATACGGTCGCGATCCGCCTGCTCCAGGCGGATGCCCCCAGGGGTGTGCATGGACGGCCGGAGGACTGGCCCCGGTGGCGGCAGCTCCTCCCACACGTCCTGTCTGCTACCAACCACGACAACGCAGTCACCGATGTCGGCGACCTGGTGACGGTGTCGTGGCTGCTGGACCGAGCCGGAACGTTCCTGCAAACGCAAGGCCAGCTCCGCAGCGCCGAGCCGCTGCTGCGCCGGGCCGTGGCCATCGGCGAGCAGGTGTACGGCCCCGACCACCCCGCCGTCGCCACCTCGCTGGGCAACCTCGCCATGGTGCTGCAAGACCTGGGCCGGTACGGAGACGCCGAGCCGCTGATACGCCGCGCCCTGGCCATCGACGAGCAGGTCCACGGCCCCGACCACCCCGCCGTCGCCACCTCGCTGGGCAACCTCGCCTTGGTGCTGCAAGATCTGGGCCGGGCCGGGGAGGCCGAGCCGCTGCTGCGCCGGGCCGTGGTCATCGGCGAGCAGGTGTACGGCGCCGACCATCCCACCGTCGCCACCTGGCTGGGCAACCTCGCCGTGGTGCTGCAAGACCTGGGCCGGTACGGGAAGGCCGAGCCGCTGCTGCGCCGGGCCGTGGTCATCGGCGAGCAGGTGTACGGCGCCGACCATCCCACCGTCGCCACCTGGCTGAGCAACCTCGCTATGGTGCTGCAAGACCTGGGCCGGTACGGAGACGCCGAGCCGCTGCTGCGCCGGGCCGTGGCCATCGGCGAGCAGGTGTACGGCGCCGACCATCCCACCGTCGCCACCTGGCTGAGCAACCTCGCTATGGTGCTGCAAGACCTGGGCCGGGCCGGGGACGCCGAGCCGCTGCTGCGCCGGGCCGTGGCCATCGGCGAGCAGGTGTACGGCCCCGACCACCCCACCGTCGCCACCTGGCTGAGCAACCTCGCCGTGGTGCTGCAAGACCTGGGCCGGGCCGCGGACGCCGAGCCGCTGCTGCGCCGGGCCCTGGCCATCGACGAGCAGGTCCACGGCCCCGACCACCCCGACGTCGCCACCCGGCTGAGCAAGCTCGCTATGGTGCTGCAAGACCTGGGCCGGGCCGGGGACGCCGAGCCGCTGATACGCCGCGCCCTGGCCATCGACGAGCAGGTCCACGGCCCCGACCACCCCGCCGTCGCCGTCCGGCTGAGCAACCTCGCCGTGGTGCTGCAAGCCCTGGGCCGGTACGGGGACGCCGAGCCGCTGATGCGCCGTGCCCTGGCCATCGGCGAGCAGGTCCACGGCCCCGACCACCCCGCCGTCGCCATCTTGCTGGGCAACCTCGCTATGGTGCTGCAAGCCCTGGGCCGGGCCGGGGAGGCCGAGCCGCTGCTGCGCCGTGCCCTGGCTATCGGCGAGCAGGTGTACGGCCCCGACCACCCCACCGTCGCCACCCTGCGAGGCAACCTAGCCACGGTGCTGCAAGACCTTGGCCGGCTGAAGGGGCGACGAACTCTGCTTAGCCATGTGAAGGACATGCTCCGCTGGCACAATGGATAG
- a CDS encoding AAA family ATPase, translating into MGVTDEKTTRYIKLAEVFTPGTPVANRDRFAGRVEQVMAIIEALSRAGTHVLLYGERGVGKSSLANVLADFLKPIWGERRPTIRVNCTTQDNYKTIWVRVLTEMNIEVPENWAIGKAEPDVVRRLLQGVTPNRLIILDEFDRIEDDDSLSLMADTLKALSDHAVATRIVIVGVADSIDQLIGEHESIQRSIIEVQLPRMTQKELTDIVDSGLEVANMTIDGRAKIQIGRLAEGLPHYVHSLALTAAQRAILDDRNEVKVEDVHEAVRKVVERHSLLKEYQTAIQSPRPGNLFAHVLAACALADKDRLGYFTASAVREPMTRIMGRPYDIPAFAAHLKAFTEIERGSVLKREGFERRYVYRFRNPLLQPFALLTAISDGVIPADYAEDILGREKENPTGLRRLKPKRR; encoded by the coding sequence GTGGGTGTGACCGATGAGAAGACTACGCGCTACATCAAGCTTGCGGAGGTGTTCACGCCTGGCACTCCGGTTGCGAACCGCGATCGGTTCGCGGGTCGCGTCGAGCAGGTGATGGCGATCATCGAGGCACTTTCTCGGGCGGGTACGCATGTCCTCCTATACGGCGAACGAGGTGTTGGGAAAAGCTCTCTCGCCAACGTGCTCGCAGATTTCCTTAAGCCAATTTGGGGCGAAAGGCGCCCAACGATAAGGGTTAATTGCACGACGCAAGACAACTACAAGACCATATGGGTCCGCGTCTTGACTGAAATGAATATTGAGGTTCCCGAAAATTGGGCTATCGGCAAAGCGGAGCCCGATGTTGTGCGTCGACTCCTTCAAGGCGTGACGCCCAATCGCCTGATCATCCTTGACGAGTTTGATCGAATTGAAGATGACGACTCATTGTCGTTGATGGCCGATACCCTAAAGGCGCTTTCCGACCATGCGGTTGCGACACGGATAGTTATCGTTGGCGTTGCCGATTCGATAGACCAACTTATCGGGGAGCATGAATCTATCCAGCGGTCCATTATTGAGGTTCAGTTGCCGCGTATGACACAAAAGGAACTGACGGACATCGTGGACAGCGGACTAGAAGTCGCTAACATGACGATCGATGGTCGAGCGAAGATCCAGATCGGTCGACTCGCGGAGGGCCTCCCTCACTATGTGCATAGCCTCGCATTAACTGCTGCACAAAGAGCGATCCTCGATGATCGAAATGAAGTTAAGGTTGAAGACGTACACGAAGCGGTCAGAAAGGTTGTCGAGCGGCATTCGCTATTGAAGGAATACCAAACAGCAATACAGAGCCCAAGGCCCGGCAATCTCTTTGCTCACGTTCTAGCCGCTTGTGCGTTGGCTGATAAAGACCGCCTTGGCTATTTCACGGCTAGCGCGGTTCGTGAGCCGATGACGCGGATTATGGGGCGTCCTTACGACATTCCTGCTTTTGCTGCTCATCTTAAGGCTTTCACTGAGATTGAACGCGGCAGCGTCCTTAAGCGTGAGGGGTTTGAACGTCGGTACGTCTACCGATTCAGGAACCCGCTGTTGCAGCCGTTCGCTCTTCTCACGGCGATTTCGGATGGCGTCATTCCGGCCGACTATGCCGAGGATATCCTCGGTCGTGAGAAGGAAAACCCCACTGGTTTGCGGCGTTTGAAACCCAAGCGACGTTGA
- a CDS encoding HD domain-containing protein, protein MGELVVWAREAAEQMLADALPVRWRHVQAVAEKAGTVAGLVPDGDAELLIAAAWLHDIGYAADLAVTGLHALDGGRWLRDVGQSMRLASLVAHHSCATFEAAERGLAEVLNSEFEQEESITADALWYSDMTTGPDGRSMDVQARLAEVDQRYGPDHLVTRFWVRARPTLFAAIARVEAVRQPM, encoded by the coding sequence GTGGGCGAGTTGGTTGTCTGGGCGCGGGAAGCAGCTGAGCAGATGCTTGCCGATGCCCTTCCGGTGCGCTGGCGCCATGTTCAAGCTGTTGCGGAGAAGGCCGGCACCGTGGCGGGCCTTGTGCCCGACGGAGACGCTGAGCTCCTGATAGCGGCGGCCTGGCTGCATGACATCGGCTATGCCGCAGACTTGGCGGTAACGGGTCTTCATGCTCTGGATGGTGGGCGCTGGCTGCGTGACGTGGGGCAGTCGATGCGGCTGGCATCGCTCGTCGCGCATCACTCGTGTGCCACGTTCGAGGCGGCTGAGCGAGGCCTCGCTGAGGTCCTGAACAGCGAGTTCGAACAGGAAGAGTCCATTACCGCAGACGCGCTGTGGTACTCGGACATGACGACTGGGCCTGATGGCCGGTCGATGGATGTTCAGGCGAGGCTCGCCGAGGTGGACCAGCGATACGGCCCGGACCACCTCGTGACGCGGTTCTGGGTTCGTGCTCGTCCGACGCTGTTCGCCGCGATAGCGCGGGTTGAGGCAGTTCGTCAGCCGATGTAG
- a CDS encoding NUDIX domain-containing protein produces the protein MARIEHFNDPAAPKPNSIVPAVTVHVQDADGRVLLIRRTDNGLWALPGGAQEFGEYIAETAVRETLEETGVTVEVTGLVGIYTNPRHVVEFSDGEVRQQFSICFRARYVSGDPTPSDESSAVAWVERAALDDLSIHPSMRLRIDHGLDHRVKPYIG, from the coding sequence ATGGCGAGGATCGAGCACTTCAACGACCCAGCAGCACCGAAGCCCAACAGCATCGTTCCCGCCGTCACCGTGCACGTTCAGGACGCCGACGGCCGGGTGTTGCTGATCCGGCGTACCGATAACGGGCTATGGGCTCTGCCGGGCGGAGCGCAGGAGTTCGGCGAGTACATCGCTGAGACCGCGGTGCGCGAGACCTTGGAGGAGACAGGCGTCACCGTAGAGGTCACCGGCCTGGTAGGCATTTACACCAACCCTCGCCACGTCGTGGAGTTCAGTGACGGCGAGGTTCGCCAGCAGTTCTCCATCTGCTTCCGAGCGAGGTACGTCAGCGGCGATCCGACACCGAGCGACGAGTCATCGGCCGTCGCATGGGTCGAGCGGGCCGCCTTGGATGACCTGAGCATCCATCCGTCGATGCGGCTGCGCATCGACCATGGGCTCGACCACCGGGTCAAGCCCTACATCGGCTGA
- a CDS encoding helix-turn-helix transcriptional regulator — MANERLREALLKAAITPEALAERIQVSAKTVERWVNLDRLPYARHRHEISVLLEEREAYLWPNALSTERSAKVAQSEVTQVYPRRSSVTIDVWRRLFDQASRKIGILVYAGLFLPELEPRLIAILKSKAESGTRVEILLGDPESEVVAQRGAEEGIGGAMASKVHNVLAYYSQLRTVPGVFARFHSTPLYNSIYRFDDEMLVNVHAYGFPAAHCPVFHLRRLSAGELFDTYADSFDRVWSSGTPIWESPVAG, encoded by the coding sequence ATGGCGAACGAACGTCTACGAGAAGCGCTGCTAAAGGCAGCAATCACCCCGGAAGCTCTGGCAGAACGCATCCAGGTCAGCGCCAAGACCGTCGAACGATGGGTCAACCTCGACCGGTTGCCATATGCCCGGCACCGGCATGAGATCTCCGTGCTCCTGGAAGAGCGCGAGGCGTACCTCTGGCCGAATGCACTGTCGACCGAGCGATCCGCCAAGGTCGCGCAGTCGGAGGTCACACAGGTCTATCCGCGCAGGTCATCCGTGACGATCGACGTGTGGCGGAGGCTGTTCGACCAGGCGAGTCGGAAGATCGGCATCCTGGTCTACGCAGGTCTTTTCCTGCCCGAGCTGGAGCCGCGCCTCATAGCGATCCTGAAGTCCAAGGCCGAGTCCGGTACGCGAGTCGAGATCCTCCTAGGCGACCCGGAATCGGAGGTTGTCGCCCAACGCGGAGCCGAGGAGGGCATCGGCGGAGCCATGGCCAGCAAGGTTCACAACGTCCTCGCCTACTACTCGCAGCTCCGCACCGTCCCAGGCGTCTTTGCCCGCTTCCACAGCACGCCGCTCTACAACTCGATCTACCGGTTCGACGACGAGATGCTGGTCAACGTGCATGCCTACGGCTTTCCCGCCGCACACTGCCCTGTTTTCCACCTCCGGCGCCTCTCGGCCGGCGAACTCTTCGACACCTACGCCGACAGCTTTGATCGCGTCTGGTCGAGCGGAACGCCCATCTGGGAATCTCCCGTGGCAGGCTAA
- a CDS encoding DUF2637 domain-containing protein: protein MLTSTRTTVTTWASRIGALAVASVAGYASFRHITHVALMAGESAPVATVYPLAIDGLIVVGTMAMLADKANGRMPRTSARFALGFGIVATLAANIASAQPTVLARLVAAVPAAAFLLAVEVLARQGKLRPVDQLAEPDAAPVPIAVAVLEPVQVPSVPAPRPARRAAAGAVVRPSVAEQVVAVAAKHPGLSPAQVAARLGISDRTARRYMPKPDPVVVAGSERTPDRPEMAVELLELQPV, encoded by the coding sequence ATGCTGACTTCTACTCGGACCACGGTCACGACCTGGGCGTCGCGGATCGGTGCTCTCGCTGTCGCCAGTGTCGCCGGTTATGCGTCGTTCCGGCATATCACGCACGTCGCGTTGATGGCGGGGGAGTCGGCTCCGGTCGCGACGGTCTACCCTCTCGCGATCGACGGCCTGATCGTCGTGGGCACGATGGCGATGCTCGCGGACAAGGCCAACGGGCGGATGCCGCGCACCTCGGCAAGGTTCGCGCTGGGCTTCGGCATCGTGGCGACGCTCGCGGCGAATATCGCGTCGGCTCAGCCGACGGTGCTGGCGCGTCTCGTGGCGGCGGTCCCGGCGGCGGCGTTCCTGCTCGCGGTGGAGGTCCTGGCGCGGCAGGGCAAGCTCCGCCCAGTCGACCAGCTGGCGGAGCCGGACGCGGCACCTGTGCCTATCGCCGTGGCGGTGCTGGAGCCGGTGCAGGTGCCGTCCGTACCGGCTCCGCGTCCGGCACGGCGGGCGGCGGCCGGGGCCGTGGTTCGGCCGTCGGTGGCGGAGCAGGTGGTAGCGGTTGCTGCGAAGCATCCGGGGTTGTCGCCTGCGCAGGTGGCCGCGCGGTTGGGGATCAGCGACCGTACTGCGCGTCGGTACATGCCCAAGCCCGACCCGGTCGTGGTGGCCGGGTCGGAGCGGACACCTGACCGCCCGGAAATGGCTGTTGAGCTGCTGGAGCTTCAGCCTGTGTGA
- a CDS encoding NUDIX hydrolase has product MFAPPTVTEETRHLTASVVVIDPHAVRVLLVHHNATGRLMFPGGHVDPNEAPHEAALRELREETGLTADLYPSGPVVVLPGMRVLPVPWLVAEIPAPAKPDRGPGRPAEPAHSHLDALYLATGDSRRVPVALESEVATAQWVRLLDLDTLPVRAEVPELAWAAFDAVTVGAGVAR; this is encoded by the coding sequence ATGTTCGCACCACCTACGGTCACTGAGGAAACGCGGCATCTGACCGCGTCCGTCGTGGTCATCGATCCGCATGCGGTGCGGGTCCTGCTGGTCCACCACAACGCGACCGGTCGCCTGATGTTCCCCGGCGGCCACGTCGACCCGAACGAGGCGCCCCATGAGGCGGCGCTGCGGGAGCTGCGCGAGGAGACCGGTCTCACCGCGGACTTGTACCCGTCCGGGCCGGTTGTTGTGCTGCCGGGGATGCGGGTGCTGCCCGTGCCGTGGTTGGTCGCGGAGATCCCGGCTCCGGCGAAGCCGGACCGTGGCCCCGGCAGGCCCGCCGAGCCCGCGCACAGCCACCTCGATGCCCTGTACCTCGCGACCGGCGACTCCCGGCGCGTGCCGGTGGCGCTGGAGTCGGAGGTCGCCACGGCGCAGTGGGTGCGGCTGCTCGACCTGGACACCCTGCCCGTCCGTGCGGAGGTCCCGGAGCTGGCGTGGGCTGCGTTCGACGCGGTCACCGTCGGTGCGGGGGTGGCCCGATGA